In Nitrospira sp., a single genomic region encodes these proteins:
- a CDS encoding c-type cytochrome → MPELVVRIEEGTHMKITNLWRTLLIAGIVVWPLIGDATDRKTPTAPEEFLKMANPVTPTAEMLKEAATIYDSRCSKCHGSGGNGKGSATKDLDVKPRDYTDKSLMRTIPDGQLLWVIANGSDPDTTEMKGYKKKLSEEQMWSLVHYIRAFAQ, encoded by the coding sequence ATGCCTGAACTAGTTGTGCGGATTGAGGAAGGGACACATATGAAGATCACGAACCTATGGCGCACACTTCTGATCGCCGGCATCGTTGTCTGGCCTCTGATCGGCGACGCCACAGACCGAAAGACACCGACGGCCCCTGAAGAGTTTCTGAAGATGGCCAATCCAGTGACACCGACAGCTGAGATGCTGAAGGAGGCCGCGACGATTTATGACAGCCGGTGCAGCAAGTGCCACGGATCCGGTGGGAATGGAAAAGGATCCGCCACCAAAGATTTGGACGTTAAACCAAGGGATTATACCGATAAGAGTCTGATGCGGACCATCCCGGACGGGCAACTCCTTTGGGTCATCGCAAACGGAAGCGATCCGGACACCACGGAAATGAAGGGATACAAGAAGAAGCTCTCGGAAGAGCAGATGTGGAGTCTCGTGCACTACATTCGGGCCTTTGCACAGTAG
- a CDS encoding response regulator produces the protein MATILLVEDHDDLRANIRLRLELDHHRVVEAADGTEARQYWRSFTFDLIITAFSMPSMNGQEVIQMVSAGQPTLPIILMSDGIEESVLLCILHRFPSVRYLPKQIISTHLPIYLSDALRMKPAMSDRLSDARPQLTKTV, from the coding sequence ATGGCTACGATCCTACTGGTTGAAGACCATGACGACCTCCGTGCAAACATTCGCCTTCGGTTGGAGTTGGACCATCACCGAGTTGTGGAAGCTGCCGATGGGACAGAGGCACGTCAATACTGGAGATCGTTCACATTCGACCTGATCATCACTGCTTTTTCGATGCCGAGCATGAACGGGCAGGAGGTTATCCAGATGGTATCTGCCGGCCAGCCGACTCTCCCGATTATTCTGATGTCCGATGGAATAGAGGAATCTGTGCTCTTGTGTATTCTGCACCGCTTTCCGTCGGTTCGATATCTGCCGAAACAAATCATCAGTACTCACCTTCCAATCTATCTGAGCGACGCATTAAGGATGAAGCCTGCCATGTCCGATCGGCTATCAGATGCGCGACCGCAGTTGACGAAGACAGTCTAA
- a CDS encoding c-type cytochrome: MKITKRGLAVLGAAIVAWPIGVLAGEFKTPIAPEEFQKMANPVPPNAEVVKEAPSVYESKCSKCHGDRGDGKGSATKGLDVKPRNYTNRSVMEKIPDGQLFWIIANGSDPEATEMGAYKKKLSEEQMWALVHYIRTFMR; encoded by the coding sequence ATGAAGATCACCAAGCGAGGTCTTGCGGTACTGGGTGCAGCGATCGTGGCATGGCCCATCGGGGTGCTTGCAGGAGAATTCAAGACGCCGATCGCCCCCGAGGAATTCCAAAAAATGGCGAACCCGGTCCCGCCCAATGCCGAAGTCGTGAAAGAGGCGCCGAGTGTGTACGAAAGCAAATGTAGCAAGTGTCACGGTGACAGGGGGGATGGCAAAGGCTCTGCCACGAAGGGTTTGGACGTGAAACCACGGAATTATACGAACAGGTCCGTGATGGAAAAAATTCCTGACGGCCAGCTGTTTTGGATCATCGCCAATGGAAGTGACCCAGAGGCAACTGAGATGGGGGCATACAAGAAAAAGCTCTCGGAAGAGCAGATGTGGGCGCTCGTCCACTACATTCGCACATTCATGCGCTGA